A single genomic interval of Mauremys reevesii isolate NIE-2019 linkage group 24, ASM1616193v1, whole genome shotgun sequence harbors:
- the LOC120390124 gene encoding secretory carrier-associated membrane protein 3 isoform X8: protein MAQNGANPFGEPENPFQPPPPYQPQPGAQPTPPVTKVPQPPASAMQPPKKPSPPESKNYGSYGTQESTAASATAELLKRQEELNRKAEELDRRERELQNAALGNAAIRQNNWPPLPSFCPMKPCFYQDIAVEIPMEFQKTVSSMYYLWMASTVTLFLNFLASLASFCVEPATGSHFGLSILWVLLFTPCSFLCWYRPMYKAFRSDSSFNFFVFFFIFFVQDILYVLQAIGIPGSGFSGWIASLTVLRKNQAAAVIMILVAVFFTVVAVLGIIMLKRIHSLYRRTGASFQKAQEEFAAGVFSNQAVRTAAANAATGAAGSAFRAQ, encoded by the exons CCACCCCCTCCCtaccagccccagccaggggctcagCCGACTCCACCAGTCACCAAAGTGCCCCAGCCGCCAGCCTCTGCCATGCAGCCCCCCAAGAAGCCAAGCCCCCCAGAATCCAAAAACTACGGCTCCTATGGAACTCAG GAATCAACAGCAGCATCCGCCACAGCTGAGCTGCTGAAGCGTCAGGAGGAGCTGAACCGGAAGGCGGAGGAGCTGGACAGGCGGGAGCGGGAGCTGCAGAACGCAGCTTTGGGCAATGCTGCAA TCAGACAAAACAACTGGCCTCCGCTGCCCTCCTTCTGCCCCATGAAGCCCTGCTTCTACCAGGACATAGCTGTGGAGATCCCCATGGAGTTCCAGAAAACAGTCTCCTCCATGTACTACCTCTGGATGG CCAGCACCGTGACTCTCTTCCTGAACTTCTTGGCCTCCCTGGCCTCGTTCTGCGTGGAGCCCGCAACTGGTTCGCACTTTGGTCTCTCTATCCTCTGGGTTCTCCTCTTCacaccctgctccttcctgtgttGGTACAGGCCAATGTACAAAGCCTTCCG gagcGACAGCTCGTTCAACTTCTTTGTGTTCTTTTTCATCTTCTTCGTCCAAGACATTCTGTATGTGCTACAGGCCATCGGCATCCCAGGCTCGGGATTCAG TGGCTGGATAGCAAGTCTGACTGTGCTGAGGAAAAACCAGGCTGCTGCTGTGATCATGATCCTGGTGGCTGTGTTCTTCACAGTGGTGGCCGTGCTGGGGATCATCATGCTGAAGAGG ATCCACTCCCTGTATCGTCGGACGGGTGCCAGCTTCCAGAAGGCACAGGAGGAGTTTGCCGCAGGCGTCTTCTCAAACCAGGCGGTGCGCACGGCAGCAGCCAATGCCGCAACAGGGGCAGCGGGCAGTGCCTTCCGGGCACAGTAG
- the FAM189B gene encoding protein FAM189B, which translates to MPSPSDSSHSLTGRSSRSLTHLRVQRTWLQILLVLGFIQVILGILVITFSLVAATITPSTKVRHSCPSWAGFLLALSGLVGIVSWKRPFTLVITFFTLLSVLGIMLSLAGSILSCQNAQLVKSLEACTREKDSCVCCQALSEYPSMGPACSRQGETLTMFPNPDCRSVRMALKDLLFSVCGLTIFSTIVCTLSAVMCCIQIFSLDIIHVLAPQRSSSVTLECTSPPDPFLQNMMDFEEFVPPVPPPPYYPPEYTCSSETDAQSITYNGSMDSPVPLYPTDFPPSYETVMGLRAVSQATLFDSQLTDPLHGCTCDHVPSIVLSGEVSMDSGSLVMSEIIDIPGDSSPSEDSCLLELQGSMRSVDYVLFRSIQRSRADYCLSVDCVQCGHHPRSPTLGLQGPFEDIPRPRVRGERSYSCSTPGPSYQGLLEPGGAITHSCNRLEGLARCAGPCFPEVRLKGKTLLPGHQGTSSTGSLYPDRGHRGRQRRNSETSCLLGPARGLSQRPLVRSHSDPGIAVAGDPVDLRDLLYTKALEDDASNSSADTGLCSEACLFRLSHCNSPPLLRAASARKNKLAVPKKVTQRLSKAATRSLGDLKVCRGTRGLVARFLQRSKRSLASGVEMAGHGSQGHKQVPRSLWQAEEHTLPEGIHLQSCGDLSSTSSLRRLLSARRLERSRPHSLNGVYKESIL; encoded by the exons ATGCCATCTCCCAGTGACTCCAGCCATTCCCTGACTGGCCGCTCCTCCCGCAGCCTCACCCATCTCCGAGTGCAGAGGACCTGGCTGCAGATCCTGCTGGTGCTGGGCTTCATTCAGGTCATCCTGGGCATCCTCGTCATCACCTTCAGCCTTGTGGCAGCTACCATCACGCCCTCCACCAAGGTCCGgcactcctgcccctcctgggcCGGCTTCTTG CTGGCGCTGTCCGGGCTCGTCGGCATTGTCTCCTGGAAGCGGCCCTTCACCCTGGTG ATCACCTTCTTCACGCTGCTCTCCGTGCTGGGCATCATGCTGAGCCTCGCTGGCTCCATCCTCTCCTGCCAGAACGCTCAGCTGGTGAAGTCCTTGGAGGCCTGCACTAGG gAGAAGGACTCCTGTGTCTGCTGCCAGGCCCTCTCTGAGTACCCATCCATGGGCCCCGCCTGCAGCAGGCAGGGCGAGACACTAACCATGTTCCCCAACCCTGACTGCCGGAGCGTCCGCATGGCTCTGAAG GATCTTCTATTCAGTGTTTGTGGCCTAACCATCTTCTCCACCATTGTCTGCACGCTCTCAGCTGTCATGTGCTGCATTCAGATCTTCTCCCTGGACATTATCCATGTG ctggcCCCACAGCGCTCCAGTTCGGTGACCCTGGAGTGCACATCGCCCCCAGACCCCTTCCTGCAGAACATGATGGACTTTGAGGAGTTTGTGCCCCCGGTACCGCCGCCCCCGTACTATCCGCCGGAGTACACCTGCAGCTCCGAGACCGACGCCCAGAG CATCACCTATAACGGCTCCATGGACAGCCCCGTGCCTCTCTACCCCACCGACTTCCCCCCATCCTATGAGACTGTCATGGGACTCCGGGCAGTCAGCCAG GCCACGCTGTTTGATTCGCAGCTCACGGATCCGTTGCACGGCTGCACCTGCGACCACGTCCCCTCCATCGTGCTCAGTGGGGAAG tgtccatggacagtggctCCCTGGTCATGTCCGAGATCATCGACATCCCCGGTGACAGCAGCCCCTCGGAGGACTCCTgcctgctggagctgcagggctccATGCGCTCGGTGGACTACGTCCTCTTCCGCTCCATCCAGCGCAGCCGCGCAGACTACTGCCTGAGCGTGGACTGCGTGCAGTGCGGCCACCATCCCCGCAGCCCCACGCTGGGCCTGCAGGGCCCCTTCGAGGATATACCCCGGCCCCGGGTGCGGGGGGAGCGCTCTTactcctgctccacccctggTCCCAGTTACCAGGGGCTCCTGGAGCCAGGCGGGGCCATCACCCACAGCTGCAATCGTCTGGAAGGGCTGGCTCGCTGCGCTGGGCCCTGCTTCCCTGAGGTGCGACTCAAGGGCAAGACCTTGCTGCCAGGGCATCAGGGCACCAGCTCCACCGGCTCCCTGTACCCGGACCGCGGGCACCGCGGCCGTCAGCGACGCAACAGTGAGACGTCCTGCCTGCTGGGCCCAGCCCGGGGCCTGAGTCAACGGCCACTCGTGCGGTCACACAGCGACCCCGGCATTGCTGTTGCCGGTGATCCTG TCGACTTGAGGGATCTGCTTTATACCAAAGCGCTGGAGGATGATGCATCCAATTCTTCTGCAGACACAG GACTGTGCTCTGAAGCTTGCCTGTTCCGGCTCTCGCACTGCAACTCGCCCCCGCTCCTCCGGGCCGCCTCTGCCAGGAAGAACAAGCTGGCAGTGCCCAAGAAGGTGACACAGCGGCTGTCGAAGGCAGCAACGCGCTCCCTGGGGGATCTGAAGGTTTGTCGTGGTACCCGGGGGCTGGTGGCCAGGTTCCTGCAGAGATCCAAGCGCAGCCTGGCGTCTGGTGTGGAGATGGCTGGGCATGGCTCCCAGGGCCACAAACAG gtgccccggagccTGTGGCAGGCAGAAGAGCACACGCTGCCTGAAGGGATTCACTtgcagagctgtggggacctgAGCTCCACCTCCTCGCTGCGTCGCCTCCTGTCTGCCCGCCGGCTGGAGCGCAGCCGTCCACACAGCCTCAACGGGGTCTACAAAGAGAGCATCCTCTGA